Proteins found in one Synechococcus sp. LA31 genomic segment:
- a CDS encoding cell division protein SepF, whose protein sequence is MDPFASDGAPNPHAWGAEVMLFQPTSFDGVQEAVMALRDHATVLLNLTSLPVDQMQRAADFMAGGAFALDAQQERLGERVLLFAPHFVQLHRD, encoded by the coding sequence ATGGATCCCTTCGCTTCTGATGGTGCGCCCAATCCCCATGCCTGGGGGGCGGAGGTGATGCTGTTTCAGCCCACCAGTTTTGACGGGGTGCAGGAGGCGGTGATGGCCCTGCGCGATCACGCCACCGTGCTGCTCAATCTCACCAGCCTGCCGGTTGATCAAATGCAGCGGGCTGCAGATTTCATGGCCGGCGGCGCGTTCGCTCTCGATGCGCAGCAGGAGCGCCTGGGGGAACGCGTGTTGCTGTTCGCCCCGCACTTCGTTCAACTCCATCGCGATTGA
- a CDS encoding DUF427 domain-containing protein produces MEPQVERVADYPRPPVMVASEQLIEVRALGALLVQTRRSFRVLETFHPPTYYLPPEAVQLELLQPAAGRSFCEWKGVARYSSVVVGDQRLERAVWTYPEPTAPFAALAGWYALYPGLMDGCWVEGERVEPQPGGFYGGWITSAVQGPFKGDPAHPQLI; encoded by the coding sequence ATGGAGCCGCAGGTAGAACGGGTCGCCGACTACCCACGCCCGCCCGTGATGGTGGCAAGTGAGCAGCTGATCGAGGTGCGGGCCCTCGGTGCGCTGCTGGTGCAGACCCGTCGCAGCTTTCGGGTGTTGGAAACCTTTCATCCACCCACCTACTACCTGCCTCCAGAGGCTGTTCAGCTGGAGCTGCTGCAACCAGCTGCCGGCCGCAGCTTTTGCGAGTGGAAGGGCGTGGCCCGCTACTCCTCCGTTGTGGTGGGTGATCAACGTTTGGAGCGGGCGGTGTGGACGTACCCCGAGCCCACGGCCCCTTTTGCTGCGCTGGCTGGCTGGTACGCGCTGTATCCAGGCCTGATGGATGGCTGCTGGGTGGAGGGGGAGCGGGTGGAGCCCCAGCCAGGCGGGTTCTATGGCGGCTGGATCACTTCAGCCGTGCAGGGGCCGTTCAAAGGGGACCCTGCCCATCCTCAGTTGATCTGA
- a CDS encoding Nif11-like leader peptide family RiPP precursor: MSLTQLDAFLAHARQQPELALRLQQPLDLEELLQIAQAAGFSVQEQDVIEAQLREEEHLSDLELQRRAGEEARRLRSFIPG, from the coding sequence TTGTCGCTCACACAGCTCGACGCCTTTCTCGCCCATGCACGTCAGCAGCCCGAATTGGCGCTGCGGCTGCAGCAGCCGCTCGATCTTGAGGAGCTGCTGCAGATCGCCCAGGCGGCGGGCTTCTCGGTGCAGGAGCAGGATGTGATCGAGGCCCAGCTGCGGGAGGAGGAGCACCTCAGTGACCTGGAGTTGCAGCGTCGCGCCGGAGAGGAAGCGCGCCGGCTGCGCAGCTTTATTCCGGGCTGA
- a CDS encoding aminotransferase class I/II-fold pyridoxal phosphate-dependent enzyme, whose amino-acid sequence MKPATAARRLAQVQQPVIPVMGELIRQHPGTLSLGQGMVSWAPPEQVHKAIAVALGQASAPLDRYGPVAGDPALRDALSHWLQEQHNLDLEGSELLITAGSNMAFNALMQVLCDPGDEVILPVPYYFNHEMAIRLAGATPIAVAAGVVPDPEQLVAAITPRTRAIVTISPNNPSGAVIPRDRLEAINRLAAERGLLHISDEAYALFSHGGPAVWSPGSSRGSGAHTITLGSLSKSHGMAGWRIGWAVVPHTLMAALAKVQDTILIHPPQINQIAALGALAAGADWCRTQIAELAARRQQVFTALHQVNAPWQLLARPDGAFYALLQLASPLSSDAAMERLIREHGVALVSGSSFGLEGCCLRLSYGMLDADPLAEALRRLVGGLEQLAAD is encoded by the coding sequence ATGAAGCCAGCCACAGCCGCCCGCCGGCTGGCCCAGGTGCAACAGCCGGTGATTCCGGTGATGGGAGAGCTCATCCGGCAGCACCCCGGCACCCTGTCGTTGGGCCAGGGGATGGTGAGCTGGGCACCACCGGAGCAGGTGCACAAGGCCATCGCTGTGGCCCTGGGGCAAGCTTCAGCGCCCCTCGATCGCTACGGACCGGTAGCAGGCGATCCAGCCCTACGCGACGCCCTGAGCCATTGGTTGCAGGAGCAGCACAATCTGGATCTCGAGGGCAGCGAGCTGCTGATCACCGCCGGCAGCAACATGGCTTTCAACGCCTTGATGCAGGTGCTCTGCGATCCCGGCGACGAGGTGATCCTCCCGGTTCCCTACTACTTCAACCACGAGATGGCGATCCGCCTGGCCGGCGCCACACCCATCGCTGTGGCAGCCGGCGTGGTGCCCGATCCCGAGCAACTGGTTGCAGCGATCACTCCCCGCACCCGGGCGATCGTGACCATCTCCCCCAACAACCCCAGCGGCGCTGTGATCCCCCGCGACCGGCTGGAGGCGATCAACCGATTGGCCGCCGAGCGGGGCCTGCTGCACATCAGCGATGAGGCTTACGCCCTGTTTAGCCACGGCGGACCTGCAGTGTGGAGCCCCGGCAGCAGCCGCGGCAGCGGAGCCCACACAATCACGCTCGGCTCCCTCTCCAAGAGCCATGGCATGGCGGGCTGGCGGATCGGCTGGGCCGTGGTGCCTCACACGCTGATGGCTGCCCTGGCAAAAGTGCAGGACACGATCCTGATCCACCCGCCGCAGATCAACCAGATCGCAGCCCTAGGGGCTCTGGCTGCCGGAGCCGACTGGTGCCGCACACAGATCGCTGAACTGGCCGCACGGCGACAGCAGGTGTTCACGGCCCTGCACCAGGTCAATGCGCCCTGGCAACTGCTGGCCCGGCCCGATGGGGCTTTCTACGCCTTGCTTCAGCTGGCCTCGCCGCTGAGCAGCGATGCGGCCATGGAGCGCCTGATCCGCGAGCACGGCGTCGCCCTGGTGAGCGGTAGCAGCTTCGGGCTAGAGGGCTGCTGCCTGCGGCTGAGCTACGGGATGCTCGATGCCGATCCATTGGCTGAAGCACTACGCCGGCTGGTGGGCGGCCTGGAGCAGCTGGCGGCGGACTGA
- a CDS encoding putative 2OG-Fe(II) oxygenase, producing the protein MAQLNDANASTSMEVLSLFPRYLLKGTLEPRLLEALQQLARQVLDNPGVTPDASAKLAGQLALQRELGPQYPAVAELCASVLIPACERWIRHVIDQQPPNGRGPWTPGRYRLQMIDVWLNVQRAGDYNPTHTHGGSFSGVIFLQVPPQIVNDSFDGQLCFHGPEEWHIQSFRTGMAKYVLPVPGEFYVFPAWQPHSVAPFRGEGERWSLAFNVVAVPQSADAASAAQPQSRPEQSNVSLSLSREKPGGFG; encoded by the coding sequence ATGGCCCAGCTGAATGACGCCAACGCCTCCACCAGCATGGAGGTGCTCAGCCTGTTCCCCCGCTACCTGCTGAAGGGAACCCTGGAGCCTCGTCTGCTGGAGGCCCTGCAGCAGCTGGCTCGGCAAGTGCTCGATAACCCTGGGGTGACTCCGGATGCCTCCGCCAAACTGGCCGGGCAGCTGGCGTTGCAGCGAGAGCTGGGGCCGCAGTATCCGGCGGTGGCCGAGTTATGCGCCTCGGTGTTGATCCCCGCCTGCGAGCGCTGGATTCGCCATGTGATCGATCAGCAGCCGCCCAATGGCCGTGGTCCGTGGACCCCAGGCCGCTATCGCTTGCAGATGATCGATGTCTGGCTCAATGTCCAGCGCGCTGGCGACTACAACCCCACCCACACCCATGGCGGCAGCTTCTCGGGGGTGATCTTCCTGCAGGTGCCGCCGCAGATCGTGAACGACAGCTTCGATGGGCAGTTGTGCTTTCACGGCCCGGAGGAGTGGCACATCCAGAGCTTCCGCACTGGCATGGCCAAATACGTGCTGCCGGTGCCCGGTGAGTTCTATGTGTTTCCGGCCTGGCAGCCCCACTCGGTAGCACCGTTCCGCGGGGAGGGTGAGCGTTGGTCGCTGGCGTTCAACGTGGTGGCCGTGCCCCAGTCCGCCGATGCCGCTTCTGCCGCGCAGCCTCAGTCAAGGCCTGAGCAGAGCAACGTGTCGTTGTCGCTGAGCCGCGAGAAGCCAGGCGGTTTTGGTTGA
- a CDS encoding carbohydrate ABC transporter permease translates to MAQPGSGQPRTLLASALQLALLLLIALAMLVPLFWLVSTSLKGPAENIFTTPPALLPSEPSLEAYQRLFADNPMLSYIRNSAIVSGLAVLANLLFCSLAAYPLARMRFAGRGLVLALVVATILIPFQVVMIPLYLLMVQLGLRNTLWALIIPQAATAFGIFLLRQSFSGVPAELEEAARIDGCTPLGEWWNVMIPAARADLITLAMFVFIGTWSDFLWPLVILDDPNLYTLPLGLQQLASSFSLDWRLVAAGAVVSILPVLALFIGLQRYILPSASGDAVKG, encoded by the coding sequence ATGGCTCAACCCGGGAGTGGTCAGCCCCGCACGCTGCTGGCCAGCGCCTTGCAGCTGGCTTTGCTGCTGCTGATCGCCCTGGCGATGCTGGTGCCGCTGTTTTGGCTGGTGAGCACCTCCCTGAAGGGCCCCGCCGAAAACATCTTCACCACGCCACCGGCGCTGCTTCCCAGTGAGCCGAGCCTTGAGGCCTATCAGCGGTTGTTTGCTGACAACCCGATGCTCAGCTACATCCGCAACAGCGCCATCGTCAGCGGCCTCGCTGTGCTGGCCAATCTGCTGTTTTGCTCGCTGGCGGCCTACCCATTGGCGCGGATGCGTTTTGCCGGCCGCGGCTTGGTGCTGGCGCTGGTGGTGGCCACGATCTTGATCCCTTTCCAGGTGGTGATGATTCCCCTGTATCTACTGATGGTGCAGCTGGGGCTACGCAACACCCTCTGGGCGCTGATCATTCCCCAGGCCGCCACCGCCTTTGGCATCTTCCTGCTGCGCCAGAGCTTCAGCGGGGTACCGGCAGAGCTTGAGGAGGCGGCCCGCATTGATGGCTGCACGCCCCTGGGCGAGTGGTGGAACGTGATGATCCCCGCCGCCCGCGCCGATCTGATCACGCTGGCGATGTTCGTGTTCATCGGCACCTGGAGTGATTTCCTCTGGCCGCTGGTGATCCTCGACGATCCAAATCTCTACACCCTGCCTCTGGGCTTGCAGCAGCTGGCCAGCAGCTTCTCGCTGGATTGGCGACTTGTGGCAGCCGGGGCTGTGGTGTCGATCCTGCCGGTGCTGGCCCTGTTTATTGGCTTGCAGCGTTACATCCTGCCCAGCGCCAGCGGCGATGCCGTGAAAGGCTGA
- a CDS encoding 2-isopropylmalate synthase: MARDPGRVLIFDTTLRDGEQSPGASLNLEEKLAIAQQLARLGVDIIEAGFPFASPGDFNAVQRIAATVGTDQGPVICGLARAAKGDIKACAEAVAPAMNKRIHTFIATSDIHLEHKLRKSRAEVLKIAGEMVAYARSLVDDVEFSCEDAGRSDPEFMYEVIEAAIAAGATTINIPDTVGYATPTEFGALIEGINRHVPNIDQAVISVHGHNDLGLAVANFLEAVKSGARQLECTINGIGERAGNASLEELVMALHVRRSYYNPFLGRAPESADPLTGVRTEEIYKTSRLVSNLTGMAVQPNKAIVGANAFAHESGIHQDGVLKNRLTYEIIDARTIGLADNRISLGKLSGRSAFRARLEELGYNLEREDLDDAFARFKELADRKREISDRDLEAIVSEQVQQQDEARYSLKLVQVSTGTNLQPTATVTLVNSDGAEITEAAIGTGPVDAVCQALNRLARVPNELVEFSVKSVTEGIDAMGEVTIRLRADGVLYSGHAADTDIVVAAAQAFVNALNRLAAGSQRSPLHPQKAPLPVGDLTPAERPRL; this comes from the coding sequence ATGGCCCGCGACCCCGGCCGGGTATTGATTTTCGATACCACCCTGCGTGATGGGGAGCAATCCCCGGGTGCCAGCCTCAACCTTGAGGAGAAGCTGGCGATCGCGCAGCAGCTGGCTCGTCTCGGAGTCGACATCATCGAGGCTGGTTTCCCCTTCGCGAGCCCCGGTGATTTCAACGCCGTGCAGCGGATTGCGGCCACGGTGGGCACAGACCAAGGGCCGGTGATCTGTGGCCTGGCCCGCGCGGCCAAGGGCGACATCAAGGCCTGCGCTGAGGCCGTCGCCCCGGCGATGAACAAACGCATCCACACCTTTATCGCCACCAGCGACATCCACCTTGAGCACAAGCTGCGCAAGAGCCGCGCTGAGGTGCTGAAGATCGCTGGCGAGATGGTGGCCTATGCCCGTTCCCTCGTTGACGACGTGGAGTTCTCCTGCGAAGACGCCGGTCGCTCCGATCCCGAATTTATGTACGAAGTGATCGAGGCGGCGATCGCTGCTGGCGCCACCACGATCAACATTCCTGACACGGTGGGTTACGCCACTCCAACGGAATTTGGCGCCCTGATCGAGGGCATCAACCGCCATGTGCCCAACATCGATCAGGCTGTGATCTCTGTGCACGGCCACAACGACCTTGGCTTGGCCGTGGCCAATTTCCTCGAGGCGGTGAAGAGCGGTGCTCGCCAGCTCGAATGCACGATTAACGGCATCGGTGAGCGGGCCGGTAACGCTTCGCTTGAGGAGCTGGTGATGGCGTTGCATGTGCGCCGCAGCTACTACAACCCCTTCCTCGGTCGTGCGCCTGAGAGCGCCGATCCGCTCACGGGTGTGCGCACAGAGGAGATCTACAAAACCTCACGCCTGGTAAGCAATCTCACGGGCATGGCGGTGCAGCCCAACAAAGCGATCGTGGGTGCCAATGCCTTCGCCCACGAGAGCGGCATCCATCAAGACGGCGTGCTGAAGAACCGCCTCACCTACGAAATCATTGATGCGCGCACCATCGGCCTGGCTGATAACCGCATCTCCCTGGGCAAGCTCAGCGGCCGCAGCGCCTTCCGCGCTCGCCTGGAAGAGCTCGGTTACAACCTCGAGCGCGAAGACCTCGACGACGCCTTCGCCCGCTTTAAGGAGTTGGCCGACCGCAAGCGCGAGATCAGTGATCGCGATCTCGAAGCGATCGTGAGCGAGCAGGTGCAGCAGCAGGATGAAGCCCGCTACAGCCTCAAGCTGGTGCAGGTGAGCACCGGCACCAACCTGCAGCCCACCGCCACGGTCACGCTGGTGAACAGCGACGGGGCCGAGATCACTGAGGCCGCTATCGGCACAGGTCCGGTGGATGCGGTCTGCCAGGCCCTCAATCGGCTGGCGCGGGTGCCGAATGAGCTGGTGGAGTTTTCGGTGAAGTCGGTCACCGAGGGCATCGATGCCATGGGTGAGGTCACGATCCGCCTGCGAGCTGATGGCGTGCTCTACTCCGGCCATGCCGCTGATACCGACATCGTGGTGGCAGCGGCTCAGGCCTTCGTGAATGCCCTGAATCGTCTGGCAGCTGGTAGCCAGCGCTCGCCGTTGCATCCTCAGAAGGCTCCCTTGCCGGTTGGAGATCTCACTCCAGCCGAGCGCCCGCGCCTCTGA
- a CDS encoding NYN domain-containing protein: MQLALAVDGHSMFYVQQKLGWFFDPRRLLAHATAAPGVEISSAFWYTGLKDPTDQRPFRDALTSLGFTVRTKPLREVGDADQRQFARANLDVEIAIDLLAVAHRTDELWLLSGSRDLERLVEVLRIKGLKVVLVSTDGMVPRELRNAADRFLDLAELRPQLEKHEQQQAAFGRS; encoded by the coding sequence ATGCAGCTGGCTCTGGCGGTCGATGGGCACAGCATGTTTTACGTGCAGCAGAAGCTGGGCTGGTTTTTCGACCCCCGCCGCCTGCTCGCCCATGCCACGGCCGCGCCCGGTGTGGAGATCAGCAGCGCCTTTTGGTACACGGGCCTGAAGGACCCCACCGACCAGCGTCCCTTCCGCGATGCCCTCACGAGTCTGGGCTTCACGGTGCGCACCAAGCCCTTGCGGGAGGTGGGTGACGCGGATCAGCGTCAGTTCGCCCGCGCCAACCTCGATGTGGAGATTGCCATTGATCTGTTGGCCGTTGCCCACCGCACCGATGAGCTGTGGTTGCTGAGTGGTAGCCGTGACCTGGAGCGTCTGGTGGAGGTGCTGCGGATCAAAGGCTTGAAGGTGGTGTTGGTGAGCACCGATGGCATGGTGCCCCGCGAGCTGCGCAACGCCGCTGATCGCTTCCTGGATCTGGCGGAGCTCCGCCCGCAGCTGGAGAAACACGAGCAGCAGCAGGCGGCGTTTGGCCGCAGCTGA
- a CDS encoding glycoside hydrolase family 57 protein yields MATGALATETTTQGELALVLHAHLPYVHSSEPGSLEEDWYFQALLECYLPLLDVLETAAADPTQRPRLSMGLSPTLLSLLSNRGLSERFGPWLAVRQELLLQAPAGFEAAAADLAKQLSSASAAWQRCNGNLLPRFQRLQQAGVLDLLTCAATHGYLPLLRDSPEAVRAQLLTAVREHQRLLGVRPQGIWLPECAYYEGLDRLLVSCGLRYAILDAHGLLHGQPRPRYGVYAPICTPAGMAFFGRDSESTLPVWSARDGYPGDASYREFHRDLGWDLPDGELEQRGIGCRRPLGLKLHRVSSRDCGLDAKQAYEPAAAHTTARRDAAHYLQGRAHHLQHLQNAMERTPLLVAPFDAELFGHWWFEGPRFLAELFRQAPSSGVGLATLRDTLSRGESLQLCQPSPSSWGQGGYHNYWLNDSNAWIIPEWNRASRAMVARVSRGVGSEQARELLNQAGRELLLAQSSDWSFILRAGTTTELARERIERHLGRFWQLLGAIDSGEPLPEGWLEAVQHEDGLFPMINAADWAQIQTPTS; encoded by the coding sequence TTGGCCACCGGCGCACTGGCCACGGAGACCACCACCCAGGGCGAGCTCGCCTTGGTGCTGCACGCGCATCTGCCCTACGTGCACTCCAGCGAACCGGGCTCCCTGGAGGAAGACTGGTACTTCCAGGCCCTGCTGGAGTGCTACCTGCCGCTGCTGGATGTGCTGGAGACGGCAGCCGCCGATCCAACCCAGCGCCCACGCCTGAGCATGGGCCTCTCGCCCACGCTGCTCTCGCTGCTGAGCAATCGCGGGCTGAGTGAGCGTTTCGGGCCGTGGCTGGCCGTGCGCCAGGAGCTACTGCTGCAGGCTCCAGCCGGCTTTGAAGCCGCCGCCGCCGACCTTGCCAAGCAGCTCAGCAGTGCATCCGCCGCCTGGCAGCGCTGCAACGGCAATTTGCTACCGCGCTTCCAGCGATTGCAGCAGGCGGGGGTGCTGGATCTGCTCACCTGTGCCGCCACCCACGGCTACCTGCCGCTGCTGCGCGATTCGCCCGAGGCCGTGCGAGCCCAATTGCTCACAGCCGTGCGCGAACACCAGCGGCTGCTGGGGGTGCGCCCACAGGGCATCTGGCTGCCGGAGTGTGCCTACTACGAGGGCCTGGATCGCCTACTGGTGAGCTGCGGCCTGCGCTACGCCATCCTCGATGCCCATGGCCTGCTGCACGGCCAGCCCAGGCCTCGCTATGGGGTGTATGCCCCCATCTGCACACCGGCGGGGATGGCCTTTTTCGGGCGCGACAGCGAATCCACGCTGCCGGTGTGGAGCGCCCGCGATGGCTACCCGGGGGATGCCAGCTACCGGGAATTCCACCGCGATCTGGGCTGGGATCTCCCCGATGGTGAACTCGAACAACGCGGCATCGGCTGCCGCCGCCCTCTCGGCCTAAAGCTGCACCGGGTGAGCAGCCGCGACTGCGGGCTCGATGCCAAGCAGGCCTACGAACCCGCAGCTGCCCACACCACCGCCCGCCGCGACGCGGCCCACTACCTGCAGGGCCGCGCCCACCACCTGCAACACCTGCAGAACGCCATGGAGCGCACGCCATTGCTGGTGGCGCCTTTTGATGCCGAGCTATTCGGCCACTGGTGGTTTGAAGGCCCGCGCTTCCTGGCGGAGTTATTCCGCCAGGCACCGAGCAGCGGTGTGGGGCTGGCCACCCTGCGCGACACCCTCAGCCGCGGCGAGAGCCTGCAGCTCTGCCAACCCTCCCCCTCCAGCTGGGGGCAAGGGGGCTATCACAACTACTGGCTCAACGACAGCAACGCCTGGATCATTCCCGAGTGGAACCGCGCCTCACGGGCGATGGTGGCGCGGGTGAGCCGGGGCGTGGGCAGCGAACAGGCGCGGGAGCTGCTCAACCAGGCCGGCAGGGAACTGCTGCTGGCCCAGAGCTCAGATTGGAGTTTCATCCTTCGGGCGGGAACCACCACGGAACTGGCGCGAGAACGGATTGAACGCCATCTGGGGCGCTTCTGGCAGCTGCTTGGCGCCATCGACAGCGGCGAGCCGCTGCCCGAGGGTTGGCTCGAGGCGGTGCAGCACGAAGACGGACTCTTTCCAATGATCAACGCCGCAGACTGGGCTCAGATCCAAACCCCAACATCCTGA
- the arsS gene encoding arsenosugar biosynthesis radical SAM (seleno)protein ArsS (Some members of this family are selenoproteins.), whose amino-acid sequence MASALPGDQHFEATLQQGGLPRPQRGALRVLQLNLGKLCNMRCSHCHVNAGPHQGHTQMADAVVEQCIAAMERLKPAVVDLTGGAPELHPRFRDLVRAARQQSCHVIDRCNLTVLLLPALRDLAAFLAQEQVEIVASLPQPEAESTDAQRGDGTWEASIQALQQLNALGYGQGDPKRQLTLMSNPDGTHLQQLTPCDTAAWKRRLQEQAGVKFDALIGLNNMPIARFLEQLQRDGHVNCYLKLLHGAFNPQALTGLMCRDTLSVAANGRLYDCDFNQMLELPLGGSTTTIETISLEQLDNRDIHWGNHCFGCTAGQGSSCSGATSTETRSAD is encoded by the coding sequence TTGGCAAGCGCCTTACCGGGCGATCAGCATTTTGAAGCCACGCTGCAACAGGGCGGGCTGCCTCGACCGCAGCGCGGAGCGCTGCGGGTGCTGCAACTCAATCTGGGCAAGCTCTGCAACATGCGCTGCAGCCACTGCCACGTAAATGCCGGCCCGCATCAGGGCCATACCCAGATGGCAGATGCGGTGGTGGAACAGTGCATCGCCGCGATGGAGCGCCTGAAGCCGGCGGTGGTGGATCTCACCGGTGGTGCGCCGGAACTGCACCCGCGCTTTCGCGATCTGGTGCGGGCAGCGCGCCAGCAGAGTTGCCATGTGATCGATCGCTGCAACCTCACGGTGCTGCTGCTGCCGGCGCTGCGCGATCTGGCGGCATTCCTGGCGCAGGAGCAAGTGGAGATCGTGGCGAGCCTGCCCCAGCCAGAAGCGGAGAGCACCGATGCCCAACGCGGCGATGGCACCTGGGAGGCTTCGATCCAAGCGCTGCAGCAGCTGAATGCGCTGGGCTACGGCCAGGGTGATCCGAAGCGGCAGCTCACCTTGATGAGCAACCCCGATGGCACCCACCTACAGCAGCTCACCCCCTGCGACACGGCCGCCTGGAAACGGCGCCTGCAAGAGCAGGCAGGGGTGAAGTTCGATGCCCTGATCGGCCTGAACAACATGCCGATCGCCCGCTTCCTTGAACAACTACAGCGCGATGGCCACGTGAACTGCTACTTGAAGCTGTTGCATGGGGCCTTCAACCCCCAGGCCCTAACTGGCCTGATGTGCCGCGACACCCTCTCGGTGGCGGCCAATGGCCGGCTTTACGACTGCGACTTCAACCAGATGCTGGAGCTTCCACTCGGCGGATCGACAACCACGATTGAAACAATCAGCCTTGAACAGCTAGACAACCGCGACATCCACTGGGGCAACCACTGCTTCGGCTGCACCGCCGGCCAGGGCAGCTCCTGCAGTGGCGCCACGTCAACAGAAACAAGATCAGCCGATTAA